Part of the Mytilus trossulus isolate FHL-02 chromosome 2, PNRI_Mtr1.1.1.hap1, whole genome shotgun sequence genome is shown below.
ATGGATGTTAGTGCAGCTATTGATTCATATGAATTTAATGCTCAATTTCACTGTACACATACCGTATCCACTGTGATTCACTGTTCAGATACCGTATCCACTGTGATTTCACTACTCATAAAGTATCCACTGTGATTTTACTGTACAGATACAGTATCCACTGTGATTTCACTGTACAGATACATTATCCACTTAGGTTTCACTGTAGAAATAAAGTATCTTCTGTCATTTCACTGGACAGATATGGTTTGTTTCCATTGTGATTTTACTGTACAGAGAATGTATCAACTtttaatttcacaaaataaCTCAAATTaagattttcatttgaaaaatgaacTTTCCTGGTTCTGTTCAACTGACCAGCCAAAGTCTTTATTGGTATGGTTTCTGTATAACTTATATTCCTTTGGTTTCTTCATAAATAACCAGtgggtatttttatttgtatggtTTCAACTGACCAGtgggtatttttatttgtatggtTTCAACTGACCAGtgggtatttttttttgcatggaTTCAACTGACCAGTGGGTATTTTTATTTGCATGGATTTTGATGACCAGTGGGTACCTTTATTTGTATGGTTTCAACTGACCAGTGGGTACCTTTATATGTATGGTTTCAACTGACCAGTGGGTACCTTTATTTGTATGGTTTCAACTGACCAGTGGGTACCTTTATTTGTATGGTTTCAACTGACCAGTGGGTACCTTTATTTGTATGGTTtctgtatatatttgaattttcagtTGTGATTCATAAAGAAgtgtaaattgtatatttatggTTGTAGATTGGTTGCTAGGTTACCAGAATTTGCTACATATATATGGATTTCAGTTTTGTTTTGACATTACcatgtatataatttaacagGCACATACGAAAATCATCAGCGATTGACTTTCTATTGTATTGTAAATTAGAAATTTAGATAACCAGTTtcaaacattgaaataaaaaactttgtgaaagctattttaaatatatttcatttaaatttaatgaagaaaaaaatcaacccaaaaTTGGTTATCAGCCTCACTTCAAAAAAATCCCCTGTGTATCTGTGAACTGGTTGAAAGTTGCTAGATGATGCCATGAATTGTCTTAAATTAACCACATTATATCCTCATTATTGATTTATTCAACTTCAGATTGTTTTAGTAATATTATGGATTAATTTTACTGATTAGTGAGGGATTCATGTATAAAGGCAAAacctttttaatgttttaactacTACATACTTCCTGTAGGCTGctatcctaaaaaaaaaaatccctcaaAATCacgaaaagaaatatattcgCTGTTCTTTCATtgacttttattaattttgaattaaaatttgacatttggTTCCATATTTAAGGGGAAATTTtagagattattttttttcatttttccaatCAAGAATAATTTCATATTCGATTGAATTCCTCTATTTTGGGTATTTTATAATCTAAACAGCTGATATTTATCATCTCGATTTGATTAAGAAAAGATAGCTGACATATTTTCTTAGTTCAAACACCACTACACAAAAAATGGCATATCCCAGATGAAAAATTATAGATATTGTTAGTGATACTATTGAAGCCATGTTCATTGCTTTGATAGTCCAGTGCTATGtacataaaatgtataatgtatgttgaaaaaattattttacacaactgtagaaatatatattttatcattgtatatatatcataaaatgttGGTTTTATTGTGGTAGGCTTATTTCATCAACTATTGGGGAGTGCTATATTTGTCTTATGTCATGAAtccagtaaaatatatatatatcagacaTTGCTAGAATAAACGATACAAGAATTTatggtttctttttatttgatagTCTTTGTTACATACTAAAcatcataaataaaggcaacagtagtataccgctgttcaaaactcataaatccatggacaaaaaacaaaatcggggtaacaaactaaaaccgagggaaacacatgcAATATCTGATGGTATGTCTGATGTGCTCATCTCATCctgtttttataattcatttttcacttttcaGGCTGGCAAATTGGTAACTTTTATTGGTCTTTTCCTTGAAGGAAAGTTGGTGAAAGCATGAAATATTGATTGCTTTTCAACGACATTGACCCCCTAAGTCATGGTTCAGTAACTAAATCAAGGAGTCATTTTCAATGTTAAGAATTTTTGCTTaagttatataatattatattggTATCGTGTGCATGTCATTTTGGTCCACAACCAAAAATGAGTACACAAGATTTTCATTCTATAGTTCTTTCAAGATCAAATATGTTTTTGCTATATTTCACATTGGAAATTAATTTGAGTACATTGAACAGTCATCAAAGgcaatatttaaatatgaattgttatttgtaATCACTTCAATCAAATATGATTTTCTGGTGTTTCTTGCGATATCTAATTAGTTCAATTGCAATTTTAAGTTGCAGTCTTTGgattttaataaaagtgtttatTCTTTCTTGTAATTACAATGACACTGAAACGAAAACTGTCGTTAGGTCTTACCTTTAACTTAAAAGGTCTCCCTGGggaacaatatttttgtacattattttttattggttaAAATTCCAATTTATAGGACTGGTACCAAGTCAATAAACATAAGCTATAcataaacatacaaacataattAAATCTGACCACATTGataaacattgtatttatatttatttgtatatcccctttaatattaaaagaaagTGTACAATAGAGTTTGGCTACAGACCAAATAGACACTATTAACATTCCAAGAGTATGTGCTGATTAAGACAGTTCAGCTGGGTGActggaaaataaaacaagaacatgTCTATAAAGAAAAAGGTTCTGATTGTAGTTTGACCGTTGTTTTAAACCAGTTATTAACGAGCTATTAATTTGTATGTATAGGTGCAAAAAAATTGGtactgttaattttattattagcatatttgtatattaagCTAACAAAgtcattatatttgtataaagtaacattCCTTTATagtggaaaattgttttaacattgaataagctacaattaaaaattgcttgCTAGTGGAGGTCTCTGTGATTAATATTAGATAACTGATTCATTTCCCTAATAAATCTATCATGAATGGCAGATAGATAATCTTTCATTTAtagtcttttacaaaaatgatgaatggatctttatattggtatgaaatcattttaaacgtttacaatcatgaaattatattcttacatcaatgtttttgatacaccaataacaaaaactgaaatcttttgaattgatatattttgtaattattcaaaattatatcagaaacctaTACTTAATCATAAAATAATGAGCTTGTTAAAGGGAGACAATACTCGCATACCTTTTTTCCGAAACGACACATAATACAAAGGAATGCTCTCTTGCATACACATGGCACTTCAATATAATTGATTAACTGTGCATTCGTGCTCAACCTTCAATGAagattctaaattataaatataaccaaaagttgttaatctataggatagtgaagactaatgaaagctaacacactgtaaaaatatttcttttaaaacttcCCCAGAAAAATGCTTGAGCCACTTGACACTCATACCTCAtaattaacgtttttacacaatatttcaataaagtagtaaaatattatttgctTCTCAAAATGTCagacgcaataaaaatcgtatgcttgcatCATCTTACCCAAATATAGATTTGATTAAGTCCTGaacatttcgattttttttttatagaaataccGGTTTGTAACAAATCACGATAGGTACATGACTAAATGCCGATATCCCGATATCGTCAGGTAaatatgctatatatatatatgaaaaaagtaatatcacaaaaatagcTCGGAGGAAATTtcgaaacggaaagtccctaatgaaatggcaaaataaaaacctcaaacacatcaacttaatgaacaactgtaatattcctgacttgggacacgcattttctaatgtagaaaatggtagattaaacctgaGTATAGCTagctgaaaaaaaagtaaaatcacaaaaatactgaacttagaggaagatcaattcggaaagtctataatcacatggcaaaatcaaataagaaaacaCATATTcgtgacttggtacaggcattttcaaatgtagaaaatgttggattaaaccttgttttatagcccttaccctctcactttgatgacagttgcatcaaattccattatatttacaatgatgcgttaactaaacagacacaataaataaaagtcaaaCTGGTACAgtagtcatcatcgtgtaacaattttaaaaggaacaatttaacagaacacaaaaacatctacaaacacattcattgatatgcgtgtctgacgtcaacaaaatttatgcatcaatatatttgtcgttcaatgtacatacaaacaattttaaaattacacaaaggcaatgttagcatacagggttaaaacatttgaagtatgtaagaataaattttagaaatagaccgagatttaaaatagtctaaaagttatatagaatttaaaagaatccacaaatagttaattTCACTACGCGATTGGATGATTTTGACGTGTGTGGTtcaactttttttgtaatttatgatagtaatatatcataatgacataaaatagaATAACATCATACTGACAGGATCTTTTAAAGAACAGAGTCACATTATAAGAACgaaagaaatacaaatattctCATAAACAACAATcaccacaaaaaaatgaaagacaatacaaccacattgacgggatgtataagtaccaagccacgttaaacggatatcacataaaacaacCCAACATTAAAAGTTAAGGAAGATACATGAAAAGTCATTAAAGGTACCAGGCAAAGCCGCTTATAATTCGATACGCTTAGATAAAAATTGTtggaaagccaaaacaaatacaatgttGAAGAGCACCGAGTACAAAAGGTTATTAACAAATTACATTTACTTATTATAATCGATCGTCACTGGTCTTTCGTATACTAAACGCGGCTctggtgcaaatacaaaatttcaatcctgatatctatgagtttatttaaagtaaacaaagaCAATCTTCCTTTATTTATCTCTGTTTAGTTCATAGGACATGGTGGACAAACACATTTTATCTCGATAACTACAGTGTATTTAATATACACACGTAGAAATCATCACGCAACATAACAAAACATGTCGTCTAAATCTTATCCTGGTCATGTTGATGAAGAAAACCCAGAACTATTTGACATTCGTGCGATGCCATCACAACCAACGGAGCTCAAATTAGGTCAGCTTCCTGCAGAGACTATAAAACGATTCTTTGAAGACGTGAgtagtttagaaaaaaaataatttctgatttgaggcgatatactgtggattcatttatgttcgtgggtaccaattttcgtggtttgaggaaaacttacatattcgtggatatttaatttcgtggttttggcaaagtctacactcattcctttacaaaatttgtgtgttcgttgaacatttgaattcgtggttctcctgtacccacgaaatccacgaaaattggtatccaacgaatattaatgaatccaaaCATTCAACGACgcatttttgtttatgattAGATAAGCATACGGTATAATATCGACACCAAACTTACTGAAACCAAGAAATGCAATGAACCTTGTCtcacagggggggggggggggggggtgcctTGTCTACTGGAGTTTGGAATTGCGATATGTGTTAAGTCAGAAAATGTTAAAGACATTGTTCATAAAGCGAAAACTGTGTTGAAGTAGAACTTTTTGAGACAGGAAATGCATGAGATCTTTATTGCTTgaaaacaatatacaataatTAAGTCTTACTTGAAGGGATTAAAATGCAAAAGATCCACTAAAAGGAGTCATgatatgcatttcatttcacGTTCTGGATCCAAGAAATACAATACTTTATTGTACTAAGACATAAAACTTAACCTTTTTAGTTGTTGTCTAGTTGGTTAATAATACGTAGCTTTCGACgatattttttgttggtttattCAAATACGAAATTTTTTATCTATGTGATAAGCattagatatgtttttttttcttttttccagggctttataattataaaagacTTTTTTAAGCCAGAAGAATTAAATCCAGTTAGGGATGCAATAGATGGGCTTGTTGAAGATCTAGCACAAAAACTTTACAAAGCAGGCAAAATAAAAGGTttggatatttatatatattttaagtcatgtgaattttgaaatataatgctTCCTTTATTTATCAAACTGCAATTCTAGTTCAAGATTTACAAAATGTGTCAattaattcaattcaaatctTTCCAATTCAatcaattaaatgaaattttagaaCATGGTTtccttttaaaacaattaaatgggTTTATTATTCGAGTAttaattatagattattgttggttatctcaacgagattgattttctcgcttgaggattttctcgcttgagccggtaaCCAATggtaatctgtttatcgctattttacctatgacaaagtgtcaatttcatgtcaatttcattagcaacggCCACGTGGCTCCTtggtttctagcgataattttccatctgaagcgagtagcatgatatgaaaaattatcactaaaaaagatcaaaggaaaaatccacaaaatagcgataatgtaAATTACATTAAAGGACAGTTGATATAATATAAGCAATTCTTGTTGGTTGATACcgtttgtcatttttgttaCTTCATCGTTTTGAATTTACCTTGGAGCTCGATATATTTGTTATACCTTTTCCTTGTTTCAAAATGCATGAACGCAATTTGATATGTGTTAAGTATTGTCgcatttgtattattttgtagaATTATTCAGTGAATATGGATTATTTCAGCGTCTGATAAAAATAGACGAAGCTTTTCCTGGTGCAAACATTATACTTCACAAAACTGGCAATCTTCCTCAGGTAAACTCCTATTGTGTAGAATTCATTCAAAGCAAATCCACAACGATAATCTGTTATAACATACCGAAGAAGGCAATAACAACGATATCTTATTGCTCCAATAAAAGGTAAAGGAAGATGATTTAGTTCCAATATATATCACAACTTGAAATAGCAATgcaaaaaaagcaaaagttgatataaaaatagtttaaaaccTTAGAGCAAGATTGACACAACTGACCTGTAAGAAACAAAGCATCGGAAACAAAACAGACACATAACACATAACGGAAACTCTATGACAGTACGTACGTGttgcattttaaaaacaacagcCAGAATATTTTAGTGTGTATCACAATGCGAATGTTTATCTTCTAACTCACAAAGCAGATACTCAAGTTCATTTCCATTCCAGTAATGttagcaacaacaaaaaagaagtaacttgtaaaaatgtattatttatagGCTTTTCGAGACTTATGGTCCAATGAACGCTTACTCAATATTATAGAGCAGTTGATTGGTCCAGATATTGCTGGTTCTCCGGTCTGGAACCTCAGGACAAAGACACCGAAGAATGAAGCAACGCTAGTTCCTTGGCATCAAGGTTATTAAAGATTTGATTACATTTACTGTATGAtctttacaaaaaattatgatgatgatgatgggATTGAAATCGAACCCAAGATTTCCTACGCTCAAGGCTACCACGAATTAATCGAAAACCAAATACAACCTTTCATGCAGTATTTGCaactttaattgaaaattaaaaaaaaaaacacgttatcAATTCCATGTGTTCGAAGCGCCTTTGAATAACTTTCTCACTGATAAAACGTTAGGGTTTCTATGttgatattatattgttttgttcagTAATGTTGTAACTCACGGTGTTAACCTGTTTAATTCAGATATTGAATATTGCattacaattttgaattatgaatttcaaagatactaaatttgaaatttcaaagttACTTACAAGTATCAGATACATATTTTCCATTGTAGAGTCTTTATAACACATAaaaatggagagaaaaaaatatgtttaatctcATATTTATAGTTCTTACATCTATCAACAGCAAGGAATGAAGGCGTGATATACAAACTCAGTTCTGTTTTATTTGTCAATAGTTTAACGATTTAAACACTCATCTAGAAGCTTGTTTTATTGTACACTTATTACATTGCGATCCCATTAACGTTCGTATCATAAAGCAAACGTAGACAAATCTTTCAGTGAATAGAAAACCTATCAATACTTATCAATAGAACGGTATTTCCTGAACATATAGTCTGTTAAATTCACTTTCAATGTAAGTCTCTTCTTATCTTTCCAGACAGTGCTTATTTTGACAATGAATCGTACAAAGTGTTAATACCTTCAGCTTGGATACCTTTACTGGATACTAATGAATTCAATGGTGGCATGGAGGTAGGAACTATGGAACAACCAATTGAATGAACTTTGCTTAAATATTAGTGCATAATTACATTTGCTGAAAAGTTAAGGACGTTCTATTTAGAAGCATATTTTGATAGAGGCATCAGACGCACTATAGTGTCTACACTGGTGTATGTAAGCTGACTGATACTGATGCATTTGGACGCAATCTTCCaaatgatattttacttttcaaaacaATACTTGAGAATATCGGAGAATATGGATAAACCTCAGAAACTTAAATATTGAACAATTTATCctcaaacaaataataatggcGTCTTGTTATTGATAAATAAGGAAACTGTTGTACACTTTTCTGTACCTACCAGGTGTATCTGtatgatttttgtcgagccttcgactttagtcgaaaaagcgagactaagcgatcctacattccgtcgtcggcgtcgtcgtcggcggcgtccacaaatattcactctgtggttaaagtttttgaaattttaataactttcttaaactatattggatttctaccaaacttggacagaagcttgtttatgatcataagatagtatccagaagtaaattttgtaaaaataaaattccattttgtccgtattttacttataaatggacttagttttttctgcggggtaacataacattcactctgtggttaaagtttttagaattttaataactttcttaaaatatcctgggtttgtaccaaacttggacagaagcttgtttatgatcataagatagtatccagaagtaaatttggtaaaaataaaattccattttttctgtattttacttataaatggacttagtttttttctgcggggaaacataacattcactctgtggttaaagtttttagaattttaaaaactttcttaaactatcctgggtttgtaccaaacttggacagaagcttgtttatgatcataagatagtatccagaagtaaattttgtaaaaaaattaatccattttttccgtattttacttttaaatggacttagtttttctgctggGTAACATTACATTGTCTctgtagttaaagtttttaaaattttcataactttcttaaactatcctgggtttatACCAATctttgacagaagcttatttatgatcataagatagtatccagaagtaaattttgtaaaaacataactctattttttctgtatttttcttttaaatggacttcAATTTCCTTCCAGTtcacattacatacagtctgcagttaaagttttcaaaacatttattatattcattaaactatcatagatttttaccaaaattggacagaagcttcttacaatcataagatagtatcaagaggaatatttttattgatttttttcctcatttttgttgagcctgcgatttacagcaaaagtaggcgagacactgggttccgcggaacccttacaatttttaaaaaaatccgcGTGAAATCAATGTTAACAAAGGAAAGATGACAATAGAAACAATTGACTTGAAATCAGAAATCAAGAGTTTAATATAAGGATGAGTTACATGACTGCCAAAATGATATTGGACGGATACAGCATGCATCTGATTCTCCTGGATAATTCAGGTATTTCAATGTCCTTTCAGTGgttgatttaataaaaactttccaaaataaaataattgggAGACTTTTTAATGGTCCAGGACATAGAATAATATGTCATGCACTAAAATATTTTTCGAATAACTTTACAGATGGTTAAGAAGGCACATGCTAAAGGAAAAGTAGGAACTCATACGTGTTGCTATGGAAACACGTGGTATGTGATGATGGAGGAAGAAGAAATGTCCAAGACACTTGGTTAGAATCTGttcatgtttatttacataaaatgtttttttatttgttgtgttttaaaactttataatcGAGGACACACATGTATCAAGAGTCAAATACATCTAACTGTATACGTAGTATACGGTTGAGTATTGTTTCTTATGCTTTGGTCTTTCAATCTGTAAGTTGAATAAATATCcggaggaaaaaaatcaatggaaGTACGTTTCAGATTAGTGCCGAAATAgcagaatataaaaaaaacaagaatgtgtcaaaagTACACGGACGccccactcgcattatcattttctatgttcattggaccgtgaaattgagaaaaaatataatttggcattaaaagaAGAAAGATCATAcaatagggaacatgtgtactaagtttaaagttgatttgactttaacttcatcaaaaactaccttgaccaaaaactttaacctgaaactcgcactttcattttctatgtcggATGGAACTTGGTATTGGGGTCAAAAGCCTAATTTGCcactaaaattagaaagatcatatcataagaaacATGTGTACTTGGTTTcgaattgattggacttcagcttcaacaaaaactaccttgaccaaaaactttaacctgaaacttgaactttcattttgtatgttcagtggaccgtgaaattgggatcaaaagtctaatttgactttaaaattagaaagatcatatcacaagGAGCAtctgtactaagtttcaagttgattggacctcagcttcatcaaaaactacctcgaccaaaaactttaacctgaaacttgcactttcattctgtatgttcagtggacagtAAAATAGGGTCAAAAGTCTTATTTGGcttcaaaattataaagatcgtatcataaggaacatatgtactaagtttcaggttgattggacctcagcttcatcaaaaactaccttgaccaaaaacttttacctgaagcgggacgaacggaaGGACGAACGTTCAGACGGACAgaaggacgcacagaccagaacaCATAATGTCcttctactatcgtaggtggagCATAAAAAATGACTTTCATATCTTC
Proteins encoded:
- the LOC134705499 gene encoding uncharacterized protein LOC134705499, yielding MSSKSYPGHVDEENPELFDIRAMPSQPTELKLGQLPAETIKRFFEDGFIIIKDFFKPEELNPVRDAIDGLVEDLAQKLYKAGKIKELFSEYGLFQRLIKIDEAFPGANIILHKTGNLPQAFRDLWSNERLLNIIEQLIGPDIAGSPVWNLRTKTPKNEATLVPWHQDSAYFDNESYKVLIPSAWIPLLDTNEFNGGMEMVKKAHAKGKVGTHTCCYGNTWYVMMEEEEMSKTLDVDIEKESQKCEVPYGGLILFNNMTPHRSLPNVSKDIRWSLDLRWQRPDAPFGLWNLKPGVVMRSSTDPELKPDWDTFCSIDRTAAQKESIKDFVEVPDDEFDTTIQGPWMKKWEIVHMNAHTDKHEEVERTKS